A genome region from Schaalia sp. 19OD2882 includes the following:
- a CDS encoding acyltransferase, producing MNDRPATRRDATLDVAKAVAIVLIVAGHVIRGLANAGLVESAGGWYPLVDRAIYSVHLAVFAFAAGLVVAGSVQRRGAGPYLRRRLVDFAWLYVLWSLLQGSLQVLLASSVNNGKDWWAVLDLVHPQSHMWFFPWIAVVSLLVALVRPWASPWRAWVLGAASVVLSVCVWGLFGPVAGLQGHGMTAIFVLASIVALPRVVALVEGRGLAELAGIAAAAGLGWAALVAWTPAAGPTYSKLVRTPVSVGLSVLATLLGVVAVVAVSALLARTRWGAGWVAAVGRRSLEIFLAHVLALAATRILLVKVGVQAPVVHIAAGTVAGVAGALALWWLTRTWAPWLWRAPHALTGTRAGA from the coding sequence GTGAACGACAGGCCCGCCACCCGCAGGGATGCCACATTGGACGTCGCCAAGGCCGTGGCCATCGTCCTGATCGTCGCCGGCCACGTCATCCGCGGCCTTGCCAATGCCGGCCTCGTCGAATCGGCCGGGGGCTGGTACCCGCTGGTCGACCGCGCCATCTACTCCGTTCACCTGGCCGTCTTCGCCTTCGCCGCCGGCCTGGTCGTCGCGGGCAGCGTGCAGCGGCGCGGCGCTGGCCCCTACCTGCGTCGGCGCCTCGTCGACTTCGCGTGGCTCTACGTGCTGTGGAGTCTGCTCCAGGGCAGTCTCCAGGTGCTCCTGGCCTCCTCGGTGAACAACGGCAAGGACTGGTGGGCCGTCCTGGACCTCGTGCACCCGCAGAGCCACATGTGGTTCTTCCCGTGGATCGCCGTGGTGAGCCTTCTCGTCGCCCTCGTCCGGCCCTGGGCCTCGCCTTGGCGCGCCTGGGTCCTCGGTGCGGCCTCGGTCGTCCTCAGCGTCTGCGTGTGGGGCCTCTTCGGCCCTGTGGCGGGCCTGCAGGGACATGGCATGACCGCCATCTTCGTCCTGGCCTCCATCGTCGCCCTGCCGCGCGTGGTCGCCCTGGTCGAAGGGCGCGGCCTCGCAGAACTTGCGGGCATCGCTGCTGCGGCGGGTCTCGGGTGGGCGGCGCTGGTCGCGTGGACCCCTGCCGCCGGACCCACGTACTCCAAACTCGTGCGCACTCCAGTGAGTGTGGGGCTGAGCGTCCTTGCGACCCTGCTGGGGGTCGTTGCGGTCGTGGCCGTGTCGGCACTCCTGGCCCGCACCCGGTGGGGTGCGGGCTGGGTGGCCGCTGTGGGCAGGCGCTCCCTGGAGATCTTCCTGGCCCACGTGTTGGCCCTTGCGGCGACGAGGATCCTACTGGTCAAGGTCGGGGTCCAGGCCCCCGTCGTGCACATCGCGGCGGGCACCGTGGCGGGTGTGGCCGGGGCGCTGGCCCTGTGGTGGTTGACCCGCACCTGGGCGCCGTGGTTGTGGCGGGCACCGCATGCCCTGACCGGGACGAGGGCGGGGGCGTGA
- a CDS encoding HSP90 family protein codes for MDATFRVDLRGMVELLSRHLYSGPRVYVRELVQNAHDAILARRALDPSAPARVDIRITDDRLTCTDSGIGLTFNQAATFLATIGSSSKRDELGMARGDFLGQFGIGLLSCFMVSDTITVHSRSATTPNAPTVEWTGRVDGSYAVRTLGPGDEGALPSPGTRVSLAPRPHEEWTRPATVRALVDEFAELLPLDLRVEAGGETTLHCRTTPVWELSHHERVLWCEQHLSFTPLDVIDLDVPVAGLKGVAFVADSVQTAGRPHDTAHVKGMLISRGGARLAPMWCYFTRVVAGAEHLRPTASREQLVEDDLMDLVRDQVGSTVLDWLARLSRVAPGRFRAFLASHASALLQVALEDASTLEVVARTYLFDTTAGGMTLEDIASWGSTVRWTRTSDQFRALAEVARAQRILLVDAGHVNEEPVLQAWWRAGGQDRHSLDLALVDPEEILATFGQCTPAELAEASDLLFLAEEAIPPQECRIVLRRFEPGTMPAVHMPDPDLASRLADRSSRAAASGVWEDVLGVSDPFARDRSPVLVLNLNSAVVARLVRSEAPAQTRTTVLRGLYVQALLAGRQPLGAKERVWAAQVMGTLLDSALS; via the coding sequence ATGGACGCCACCTTCCGCGTCGATCTGCGCGGCATGGTCGAATTGCTTTCACGCCACCTGTACTCCGGGCCGCGTGTGTATGTGCGTGAACTCGTCCAGAACGCCCACGACGCGATCCTGGCCCGGCGCGCCCTCGACCCCAGCGCACCCGCCCGCGTCGACATCCGCATCACCGATGACCGCCTGACCTGCACAGACAGCGGCATTGGGCTCACCTTCAACCAGGCGGCCACCTTCCTGGCGACGATCGGCTCCTCCTCCAAACGCGACGAGCTGGGGATGGCGCGAGGCGACTTCCTCGGACAGTTCGGCATCGGCCTGCTCTCCTGCTTCATGGTCAGCGACACGATCACCGTCCACTCCCGCAGCGCCACCACCCCGAACGCCCCGACCGTCGAATGGACGGGCAGGGTCGACGGCAGCTACGCGGTCCGCACCCTCGGCCCCGGGGACGAGGGCGCCCTGCCGAGCCCCGGCACCCGGGTGAGCCTGGCTCCGCGCCCCCACGAGGAATGGACGAGGCCGGCCACCGTGCGCGCCCTGGTCGACGAGTTCGCCGAATTGCTGCCCCTGGACCTGCGGGTCGAGGCCGGCGGGGAGACCACCCTGCACTGCCGCACCACCCCGGTGTGGGAGCTCAGCCACCATGAACGCGTCCTGTGGTGCGAACAGCACCTGTCCTTCACGCCCCTGGACGTCATCGACCTGGACGTTCCCGTGGCAGGCCTGAAGGGTGTCGCCTTCGTGGCGGACTCCGTGCAGACTGCGGGCCGCCCACATGACACCGCACACGTCAAAGGAATGCTCATCTCGCGCGGAGGGGCGCGCTTGGCACCCATGTGGTGCTACTTCACGCGAGTGGTGGCCGGGGCCGAGCACCTGCGGCCGACGGCCTCGCGCGAACAGTTGGTCGAGGACGACCTGATGGACCTGGTCCGCGACCAGGTGGGCAGCACCGTCCTCGACTGGCTCGCCCGACTCTCCAGAGTGGCACCCGGGCGGTTCCGCGCCTTCCTTGCCTCCCACGCATCCGCCCTGCTGCAGGTGGCGCTGGAGGACGCCTCCACCCTGGAGGTCGTGGCCCGCACCTATCTCTTCGACACGACAGCCGGAGGAATGACCCTCGAGGACATCGCCTCCTGGGGCTCCACGGTGCGCTGGACCCGCACCAGCGACCAGTTCCGGGCACTGGCAGAGGTGGCGCGCGCCCAGAGGATCCTGTTGGTGGACGCCGGTCACGTCAATGAGGAACCGGTTCTCCAGGCATGGTGGCGCGCCGGCGGCCAGGACCGGCACAGTCTGGACCTGGCCCTTGTCGACCCGGAGGAGATCCTCGCGACCTTCGGCCAGTGCACGCCGGCGGAGCTGGCCGAAGCCTCGGACCTGCTCTTCCTGGCGGAGGAGGCGATCCCACCTCAGGAGTGCCGCATCGTCCTGCGGCGCTTCGAGCCGGGCACGATGCCGGCCGTCCACATGCCCGATCCGGACCTGGCCTCACGCCTGGCGGACAGGTCCTCACGGGCGGCGGCCTCAGGCGTGTGGGAGGACGTGCTGGGCGTGTCCGACCCCTTTGCCCGGGACCGCTCGCCGGTCCTGGTCCTCAACCTCAACAGCGCCGTCGTGGCGCGCCTGGTGCGATCCGAGGCCCCTGCGCAGACCCGGACCACCGTCCTTCGGGGACTCTACGTGCAGGCGCTGCTTGCCGGCCGCCAGCCCCTGGGTGCCAAGGAACGCGTGTGGGCGGCACAGGTCATGGGAACCTTGCTGGACTCCGCCCTGTCCTGA
- a CDS encoding DNA-directed RNA polymerase subunit beta' — protein sequence MLDAKTFESLKITLATSANMGPVSQGGWSWGEVKKPETINYRTLKPERDGLFGEQIFGPTRDWECACGKYKRVRYKGIICEKCGVEVTRSKVRRERMGHIDLAAPVTHIWYFKGVPSRLGYVLNLAPKDLEKVIYFAAYMITEVDEKGRHEDLADLRGELEVEKKHLEDERDTAINAAAEQLESHLAAMEAEGRSAKDRENARRNGERDMAKIRRRFEADLDDLEKVWDRFKDLKVGDLEGDERLYRAMKVRYGTYFKGDMGAAAIQKRLQTFDLAGEVEQLRQVIASETGPRKTRAIKRLKVINAFVATGNAPESMVLTCIPVIPPDLRPMVQLDGGRFATSDLNDLYRRVINRNSRLKRLLELGAPEIIVNNEKRMLQESVDALFDNGRRGRPVAGPGNRPLKSISDMLKGKQGRFRQNLLGKRVDYSGRSVIVVGPQLKLHQCGLPKQMALELFKPFVMKRLVEKNFAQNVKAAKRKVERQRPEVWDVLDDVIREHPVLLNRAPTLHRLGIQAFEPQLIEGKAIQLHPLACGAFNADFDGDQMAVHLPLGAEAQAEARILMLSTNNILKPSDGRPVAMPSQDMIIGLFHLTSDPDPSVEVARDSAGEEILPAYSSPAEARMAFDNGDLHLNARALIRFSGIVPPVGWQAPEGWNEGDDVLLETSLGRAIFNEQLPVDYPFVNEVVGKKQLGQIVNALTERYPNVLVAESLDALKAAGFHWSTWSGVTIAFSDIQASPRKEEILARYEERAAQVQDQYETGFISEDTRYEELVKLWLECTKEVAEDMRANFEERNTVYRMVSSGARGNWSQVQQLAGMRGLVSDPKQKLIERPIKANYREGLTVLEYFIATHGARKGLADTALRTAESGYLTRRLVDVSQDVIVRDADCGTRGGIRIPVAEQVDGQWVKLETAETTAYARTLARDAVAEDGTVVLEAGTDLGDDQLAALVAAGVAEVTCRSVLTCESQVGTCATCYGRSLATGKQVDIGEAVGIIAAQSIGEPGTQLTMRTFHTGGAASASDITQGLPRVQELFEARTPKAEAKMVEAAGKIHIDDEDPAVRRIVVTRDDGKEDLVIELSRRQKLLVAEGEHVAAGTPLTEGQLDPKEVLRIMGRNVAQKQLVDEVQKVYRDQGVGIHSKHIEVIVRQMLRKVTILEPGDTTFMPGELVDRMAYLSQNRKVAAEGGQPASGRQMLMGITKASLATDSWLSAASFQETTKVLTEAAMNGKKDFLVGLKENVILGKLIPAGTGLARYNDVIVEPTAEALANSNYADMDFADGEVSEDFLDALGSIDFGMNFQE from the coding sequence TTGTTGGACGCCAAAACTTTCGAAAGCCTGAAGATCACCCTTGCCACCAGCGCCAACATGGGCCCGGTGTCCCAGGGTGGATGGTCCTGGGGCGAGGTGAAGAAGCCCGAGACCATCAACTACCGCACGCTCAAACCCGAACGCGACGGTCTCTTCGGTGAGCAGATCTTCGGCCCCACCCGCGACTGGGAGTGCGCCTGTGGCAAGTACAAGCGCGTGCGCTACAAGGGCATCATCTGCGAGAAGTGCGGTGTGGAGGTCACCCGCTCCAAGGTGCGTCGTGAGCGCATGGGGCACATCGACCTGGCCGCCCCGGTCACCCACATCTGGTACTTCAAGGGCGTGCCCTCGCGCTTGGGCTACGTGCTCAACCTGGCCCCGAAGGACTTGGAGAAGGTCATCTACTTCGCCGCCTACATGATCACCGAGGTCGACGAGAAGGGGCGCCACGAGGACCTGGCCGACCTGCGCGGAGAACTCGAGGTGGAGAAGAAGCACCTGGAGGACGAGCGCGACACCGCCATCAACGCCGCCGCCGAGCAGCTCGAGTCCCACCTGGCCGCGATGGAGGCCGAGGGGCGCAGCGCCAAGGACCGTGAGAACGCCCGCCGCAACGGTGAGCGCGACATGGCCAAGATCCGCCGCCGCTTCGAGGCCGACCTGGACGACCTGGAGAAGGTGTGGGATCGCTTCAAGGACCTCAAGGTCGGTGACCTGGAGGGCGACGAGCGCCTCTACCGTGCGATGAAGGTCCGCTACGGCACCTACTTCAAGGGTGACATGGGCGCTGCCGCCATCCAGAAGCGACTGCAGACCTTCGACCTGGCCGGCGAGGTCGAGCAGCTGCGTCAGGTCATCGCCAGCGAGACCGGCCCGCGCAAGACCCGCGCCATCAAGCGTCTGAAGGTCATCAACGCCTTCGTGGCCACCGGCAATGCGCCCGAGTCCATGGTGCTCACCTGCATCCCGGTCATTCCGCCGGACCTGCGCCCCATGGTGCAGTTGGACGGTGGCCGCTTCGCGACCTCGGACCTGAACGACCTGTACCGTCGCGTCATCAACCGCAACTCGCGTCTGAAGCGACTGCTGGAACTGGGTGCGCCGGAGATCATCGTCAACAACGAGAAGCGCATGCTCCAGGAGTCGGTGGACGCCCTCTTCGACAACGGCCGTCGTGGCCGTCCTGTCGCGGGCCCGGGCAACCGTCCCCTCAAGTCGATCTCCGACATGCTCAAGGGCAAGCAGGGGCGTTTCCGCCAGAACCTGCTGGGCAAGCGCGTCGACTACTCGGGCCGTTCGGTCATCGTCGTCGGACCGCAGCTCAAGCTGCACCAGTGCGGTCTGCCCAAGCAGATGGCACTGGAACTGTTCAAGCCCTTCGTCATGAAGCGTCTGGTCGAGAAGAACTTCGCGCAGAACGTCAAGGCCGCCAAACGCAAGGTGGAGCGTCAGCGCCCCGAGGTGTGGGACGTCCTGGACGACGTCATCCGCGAGCACCCGGTGCTGCTCAACCGCGCCCCCACCCTGCACCGTCTGGGCATCCAGGCCTTCGAACCCCAGCTCATCGAGGGCAAGGCCATCCAGCTGCACCCGCTGGCCTGCGGCGCCTTCAACGCCGACTTCGACGGCGACCAGATGGCGGTCCACCTGCCGCTGGGCGCTGAGGCGCAGGCCGAGGCCCGCATCCTCATGCTCTCGACGAACAACATCCTCAAGCCCTCCGACGGCCGCCCGGTGGCCATGCCCTCGCAGGACATGATCATCGGATTGTTCCACCTGACCTCGGATCCCGATCCGTCCGTCGAGGTGGCGCGTGACTCCGCGGGCGAGGAGATCCTCCCGGCGTACTCCAGCCCGGCCGAGGCGCGCATGGCCTTCGACAACGGCGACCTGCACCTCAACGCCCGTGCGCTCATCCGTTTCTCCGGGATCGTGCCGCCCGTGGGGTGGCAGGCCCCCGAGGGCTGGAACGAGGGCGACGACGTCCTGCTGGAGACCTCGCTGGGTCGCGCGATCTTCAACGAGCAGCTTCCCGTCGACTACCCCTTCGTCAACGAGGTCGTCGGCAAGAAGCAGCTCGGCCAGATCGTCAACGCCCTGACCGAGCGCTACCCGAACGTCCTCGTCGCCGAGTCGCTGGACGCATTGAAGGCGGCCGGGTTCCACTGGTCGACGTGGTCGGGCGTCACCATTGCCTTCTCCGACATCCAGGCCTCTCCCCGCAAGGAGGAGATCCTGGCCCGCTACGAGGAGCGCGCCGCCCAGGTCCAGGACCAGTACGAGACGGGCTTCATCTCCGAGGACACCCGCTACGAGGAGTTGGTCAAGCTCTGGCTGGAGTGCACCAAGGAGGTCGCCGAGGACATGCGCGCGAACTTCGAGGAACGCAACACCGTGTACCGGATGGTGTCCTCGGGTGCGCGAGGCAACTGGTCCCAGGTCCAGCAGTTGGCGGGTATGCGTGGCCTGGTCTCGGACCCGAAGCAGAAACTCATCGAGCGTCCCATCAAGGCGAACTACCGCGAGGGTCTGACGGTCCTGGAGTACTTCATCGCCACGCACGGCGCCCGCAAGGGCCTGGCCGACACGGCTCTGCGCACCGCCGAGTCGGGCTACCTCACGCGTCGTCTGGTCGACGTCTCCCAGGACGTCATCGTCCGTGACGCGGACTGCGGCACCCGCGGTGGCATCCGCATCCCGGTGGCCGAGCAGGTCGACGGGCAGTGGGTCAAGTTGGAGACGGCCGAGACCACGGCCTACGCCCGGACCCTGGCCCGTGATGCGGTGGCCGAGGACGGCACGGTGGTCCTGGAGGCCGGCACGGACCTGGGTGACGACCAGCTGGCCGCCCTCGTGGCCGCGGGAGTCGCGGAGGTCACCTGTCGTTCGGTCCTGACCTGCGAGTCGCAGGTCGGCACCTGCGCGACCTGCTACGGCCGTTCCTTGGCCACCGGCAAGCAGGTGGACATCGGCGAGGCGGTCGGCATCATCGCCGCCCAGTCCATCGGCGAGCCCGGCACGCAGTTGACGATGCGCACCTTCCACACCGGTGGTGCGGCCTCGGCCTCCGACATCACGCAGGGTCTGCCGCGTGTCCAGGAGCTCTTCGAGGCCCGGACCCCCAAGGCCGAGGCCAAGATGGTCGAGGCCGCCGGAAAGATCCACATCGACGACGAGGATCCTGCGGTGCGTCGCATCGTCGTCACCCGCGACGACGGCAAGGAGGACCTGGTCATCGAGCTCTCACGTCGCCAGAAGCTCTTGGTGGCCGAGGGTGAGCACGTCGCAGCCGGCACGCCTTTGACCGAGGGCCAGTTGGACCCCAAGGAGGTCCTGCGCATCATGGGTCGCAATGTGGCCCAGAAGCAGCTGGTGGACGAGGTCCAGAAGGTCTACCGCGACCAGGGTGTGGGCATCCACTCCAAGCACATCGAGGTCATCGTGCGTCAGATGCTGCGCAAGGTGACCATCCTGGAGCCGGGTGACACGACCTTCATGCCGGGTGAGCTGGTGGACCGCATGGCCTACCTGTCGCAGAACCGGAAGGTTGCCGCCGAGGGCGGTCAGCCCGCTTCGGGTCGTCAGATGCTCATGGGCATCACCAAGGCGTCGCTTGCCACGGACTCGTGGCTGTCGGCGGCCTCCTTCCAGGAGACCACGAAGGTTCTCACCGAGGCCGCAATGAACGGCAAGAAGGACTTCCTGGTGGGTCTGAAGGAGAATGTCATCCTCGGCAAGCTCATCCCGGCGGGTACGGGCCTGGCCCGTTACAACGACGTCATTGTCGAACCCACTGCGGAGGCCTTGGCGAACTCGAACTACGCCGACATGGACTTCGCCGACGGCGAGGTCTCCGAGGACTTCCTCGACGCGCTCGGCTCAATCGATTTCGGCATGAACTTCCAGGAGTGA
- the rpoB gene encoding DNA-directed RNA polymerase subunit beta translates to MTASHSASTQPRTRISFAKLREPLQAPNLLGLQTESFDWLLGNDAWKARVAAAQAQGRDDIPDVSGLEEIFAEITPIEDVAETMSLTLRDPSFDSPKYTVDEAKAKDYTYSAALYVSAEFMNYGTGEIKTQTIFLGDFPLMTERGTFIINGTERVVVSQLVRSPGVYFERTSDRTSDKDVFGAKVIPSRGAWLEFEIDKRDAVGVRIDRKRKQSVTHFLKAIGMTEAEIREQFADYPVLLETLEKDTVSTREEALLDIYRKLRPGEPANVESAAALLENFYFEKKRYDLAKVGRYKINKKLALEVDPHVSVLTLEDIVATVKYLLSLHKGERTFAGTRHGEPVEVRVEPDDIDHFGNRRIRAVGELIQAQVRTGLARMERTVRERMTTQEPDAITPTSLINIRPVVAAIKEFFGTSQLSQFMDQNNPLAGLTHKRRLSALGPGGLSRDRAGMEVRDVHPSHYGRMCPIETPEGPNIGLIGSLATFARINPFGFIETPYRVVRDGRVTDEVAYLTADDEFTHFIAQASSPLDADGAFSEEMVLCRVAGEDPTLIHRDRVDYMDVSARQMVSVATAFIPFLEHDDANRALMGANMQRQAVPLLTTEAPLVGTGMERRAAQDSGEMVIARHSGVVTEVSADLVVVTTDEGGRDTYRLEKFERSNPGNCTNQRVIVDEGDRVEVGTVLADGPATDNGEVALGKNLLVAYMSWEGLNYEDAIILSRRVVEEDVLTSIHIEEYEVDARETKLGEEEITRDIPNVSEESLADLDERGIIRIGAEVTAGDVLVGKVTPKGETELTSEERLLRAIFGEKAREVRDTSLRVPHGEEGIVIGVREFNDEEDDLNPGVRQTVRVYVAQRRKITIGDKMAGRHGNKGVVSKILPVEDMPFLEDGTPVDIILNPLGVPGRMNVGQVLEYHLGWLAHQGWDATEAVEAGEEWTRHLPEGAVRTEPETLVATPVFDGLEAEELQGLLRNVNPSRDGDRLTNHEGKARLFDGRSGEPFPYPIAVGYAYMLKLHHLVDDKIHARSTGPYSMITQQPLGGKAQFGGQRFGEMEVWALEAYGAAYALQELLTIKSDDTIGRVKVYEAIVKGEDIPEPGIPESFRVLIQEMRSLCLNVEALDAADNVIDLRDEDDDFNAREDLGIALEARPNAAATIDAI, encoded by the coding sequence GTGACCGCCAGTCACTCCGCTTCCACCCAGCCCAGGACCCGAATCTCCTTCGCCAAGCTCCGCGAACCCCTCCAGGCCCCCAACCTTCTGGGCCTGCAGACCGAGAGCTTCGACTGGCTTCTCGGCAATGACGCGTGGAAGGCGCGTGTTGCCGCCGCCCAGGCACAAGGACGCGACGACATCCCCGACGTGTCCGGCCTGGAGGAGATCTTCGCCGAGATCACCCCCATCGAGGACGTGGCCGAGACCATGTCCCTGACCCTTCGCGACCCGAGCTTCGATTCCCCGAAGTACACGGTCGACGAGGCCAAGGCCAAGGATTACACGTACTCCGCCGCCCTGTACGTCTCCGCCGAGTTCATGAACTACGGCACGGGCGAGATCAAGACCCAGACGATCTTCCTGGGCGACTTCCCGCTCATGACCGAGCGCGGCACCTTCATCATCAACGGCACAGAACGTGTCGTCGTCTCGCAGCTCGTGCGTTCCCCGGGCGTCTACTTCGAACGCACCTCGGACCGCACCTCCGACAAGGACGTGTTCGGTGCCAAGGTCATCCCGAGCCGCGGTGCGTGGTTGGAGTTCGAGATCGACAAGCGCGACGCCGTGGGCGTGCGCATCGACCGCAAGCGCAAGCAGTCCGTCACCCACTTCCTCAAGGCCATCGGCATGACCGAGGCCGAGATCCGCGAGCAGTTCGCCGACTACCCGGTGCTGCTGGAAACCCTCGAGAAGGACACCGTGTCCACCCGCGAGGAAGCCCTGCTCGACATCTACCGCAAGCTGCGTCCGGGCGAACCCGCCAATGTCGAGTCCGCCGCCGCACTGCTGGAGAACTTCTACTTCGAGAAGAAGCGCTACGACCTGGCCAAGGTCGGCCGCTACAAGATCAACAAGAAGTTGGCCCTCGAGGTCGACCCGCATGTCTCGGTCCTCACCCTGGAAGACATCGTCGCCACGGTGAAGTACCTGCTCAGCCTTCACAAGGGGGAGCGGACCTTCGCGGGCACCCGCCACGGTGAGCCCGTCGAGGTGCGCGTCGAACCCGACGACATCGACCACTTCGGCAACCGCCGCATCCGCGCCGTGGGTGAGCTCATCCAGGCCCAGGTCCGCACGGGTCTGGCCCGCATGGAGCGCACGGTGCGTGAACGCATGACCACCCAGGAGCCCGACGCGATCACCCCGACCTCGCTGATCAACATCCGCCCGGTCGTCGCCGCGATCAAGGAGTTCTTCGGGACCTCGCAGCTCTCGCAGTTCATGGACCAGAACAATCCGCTGGCGGGCCTGACCCACAAGCGTCGCCTGTCCGCGCTCGGCCCCGGTGGCCTCTCGCGCGACCGCGCCGGCATGGAGGTCCGTGACGTCCACCCCTCGCACTACGGCCGCATGTGCCCCATCGAGACCCCTGAAGGCCCGAACATCGGCCTCATCGGCTCGCTGGCGACCTTCGCCCGCATCAACCCCTTCGGTTTCATCGAGACCCCGTACCGCGTGGTCAGGGACGGGCGCGTCACCGACGAGGTCGCCTACCTGACGGCCGACGACGAGTTCACGCACTTCATCGCGCAGGCCTCCTCGCCACTGGACGCCGACGGCGCCTTCAGCGAGGAAATGGTCCTGTGCCGCGTGGCCGGCGAGGACCCGACGCTCATCCACCGCGACCGCGTGGACTACATGGACGTCTCGGCCCGCCAGATGGTGTCCGTGGCCACCGCCTTCATCCCCTTCCTCGAGCACGACGACGCCAACCGTGCCCTCATGGGCGCGAACATGCAGCGTCAGGCCGTGCCGCTGCTGACCACCGAGGCGCCGCTGGTCGGCACCGGCATGGAGCGCCGCGCCGCCCAGGACTCCGGTGAAATGGTCATCGCCCGCCACTCGGGCGTCGTCACGGAGGTGAGCGCCGACCTGGTCGTCGTCACCACGGACGAGGGTGGACGCGACACCTACCGCCTGGAGAAGTTCGAGCGCTCGAACCCCGGCAACTGCACCAACCAGCGTGTCATCGTCGACGAGGGCGACCGTGTCGAGGTCGGCACCGTCCTGGCCGACGGCCCCGCCACCGACAACGGTGAGGTCGCCCTGGGCAAGAACCTGCTGGTGGCCTACATGTCGTGGGAGGGCCTCAACTACGAGGACGCGATCATCCTGTCGCGCCGCGTCGTCGAAGAGGACGTCCTGACCTCCATCCACATCGAGGAGTACGAGGTCGACGCCCGCGAGACCAAACTCGGTGAGGAAGAGATCACCCGCGACATCCCCAACGTCTCCGAGGAGTCCTTGGCCGACCTCGACGAGCGCGGCATCATCCGCATCGGCGCCGAGGTCACCGCCGGCGACGTCCTCGTCGGCAAGGTCACCCCCAAGGGTGAGACCGAATTGACCAGTGAGGAGCGCCTGCTGCGCGCCATCTTCGGCGAGAAGGCCCGCGAGGTGCGCGACACCTCCCTGCGCGTGCCCCACGGCGAGGAGGGCATCGTCATCGGTGTGCGCGAGTTCAACGACGAGGAGGACGACCTCAACCCCGGCGTGCGCCAGACGGTGCGCGTGTACGTGGCCCAGCGCCGCAAGATCACCATCGGTGACAAGATGGCCGGCCGCCACGGCAACAAGGGTGTCGTCTCGAAGATCCTGCCCGTGGAGGACATGCCCTTCCTCGAGGACGGAACCCCCGTCGACATCATCCTCAACCCGCTGGGTGTGCCCGGTCGCATGAACGTCGGCCAGGTGCTGGAGTACCACCTCGGGTGGCTGGCCCACCAGGGTTGGGACGCCACCGAGGCCGTCGAGGCCGGCGAGGAGTGGACCAGGCACCTGCCCGAGGGCGCCGTCAGGACCGAGCCCGAGACGCTGGTGGCCACCCCCGTCTTCGACGGCCTGGAGGCCGAGGAGCTGCAGGGTCTGCTGCGCAACGTCAACCCGAGCCGCGACGGTGACCGGCTGACGAACCACGAGGGCAAGGCGCGCCTGTTCGACGGGCGCTCCGGAGAGCCCTTCCCGTACCCGATCGCCGTCGGCTACGCCTACATGCTCAAGCTGCACCACCTCGTCGACGACAAGATCCACGCGCGCTCCACCGGCCCGTACTCGATGATCACGCAGCAGCCGCTGGGCGGGAAGGCCCAGTTCGGCGGCCAGCGTTTCGGCGAGATGGAGGTGTGGGCGCTGGAGGCCTACGGCGCCGCCTACGCCCTGCAGGAGCTGTTGACCATCAAGTCCGACGACACGATCGGCCGCGTGAAGGTCTACGAGGCGATCGTCAAGGGCGAGGACATCCCCGAGCCGGGCATCCCCGAGTCCTTCCGGGTCCTCATCCAGGAAATGCGTTCCCTCTGCCTGAACGTCGAGGCCCTCGACGCGGCGGACAACGTCATCGACCTGCGCGACGAGGACGACGACTTCAATGCGCGCGAGGACCTGGGCATCGCCCTCGAAGCCCGTCCCAACGCTGCGGCGACCATCGATGCGATCTGA
- the rplL gene encoding 50S ribosomal protein L7/L12 — protein sequence MAKLSNDELIDAFKEMTLIELSEFVKLFEEVFDVTAAAPAAVAVAAAPAAGEAEAEEEKSEFEVVLESAGDKKIAVVKAVKALTGLGLKEAKDLVDGAPSTIFENAKKEDAEKAKAEIEEAGGKVTLK from the coding sequence ATGGCCAAGCTCTCCAACGACGAGCTCATCGACGCTTTCAAGGAAATGACCCTCATCGAGCTCTCCGAGTTCGTCAAGCTCTTCGAAGAGGTCTTCGACGTGACCGCCGCCGCCCCGGCCGCTGTCGCCGTCGCCGCCGCCCCTGCCGCCGGCGAGGCCGAGGCCGAGGAGGAGAAGTCCGAGTTCGAGGTCGTCCTCGAATCGGCCGGCGACAAGAAGATCGCCGTCGTCAAGGCCGTCAAGGCCCTGACCGGCCTGGGCCTGAAGGAGGCCAAGGACCTCGTCGACGGCGCCCCCTCGACCATCTTCGAGAACGCCAAGAAGGAAGACGCCGAGAAGGCCAAGGCCGAGATCGAAGAGGCCGGCGGCAAGGTCACCCTCAAGTGA